The Epinephelus lanceolatus isolate andai-2023 chromosome 8, ASM4190304v1, whole genome shotgun sequence genome includes a window with the following:
- the LOC117258852 gene encoding transcription factor HES-5-like: MAPCSTNYSSIHHIRISEKDNIKLRKPIVEKMRRDRINSCIEQLKIILEKEFHKQEPNSKLEKADILEMTVSFLKQQLQRGLCQSDYNQGYSHCWRDSVSFLSAASNTDVSVTLLQGLQLQEQQLHQAQRASSSSPVCSILRTTSLQDSSSSSRGPVWRPW, encoded by the exons ATGGCTCCCTGCTCCACCAACTACTCCTCTATTCACCACATCAGGATTTCTGAGAAGGACAACATCAAA TTGAGAAAACCTATTGTGGAGAAAATGCGCAGAGATCGCATCAACAGCTGCATCGAGCAGCTCAAGATCATTCTGGAGAAGGAGTTTCACAAGCAGGAGCCCAACTCCAAGCTGGAGAAAGCCGACATCCTGGAGATGACTGTGAGCTTCctgaagcagcagctgcagcggGGCCTCTGTCAGAGCGACTACAACCAAGGCTACTCTCACTGCTGGAGGGACTCTGTCAGCTTCCTGTCTGCTGCATCCAACACAGATGTCTCTGTCACTCTTCTGCAGGGCCTCCAGctgcaggagcagcagctccaCCAGGCCCAGAGAGCCAGCAGCTCCTCCCCAGTCTGCTCCATCCTCAGGACCACCTCgctgcaggacagcagcagcagcagcagaggcccAGTATGGAGGCCTTGGtag
- the LOC117258724 gene encoding transcription factor HES-5 → MLMSEYKMRSSPSRDIRANAAVQEAANFTCTDMAPCSTNYSSIHHIRISEKDNIKLRKPIVEKMRRDRINSCIEQLKIILEKEFHKQEPNSKLEKADILEMTVSFLRQQLQRGLCQSDYNQGYSHCWRDSVSFLSAASNTDVSVTPLQGLQLQEQQLHQAQRASSSSPVCSVLRTTSLQDSSSSSRGPVWRPW, encoded by the exons ATGCTAATGTCTGAGTATAAAATGAGGAGCAGCCCCTCCAGGGACATCAGAGCTAACGCTGCAGTCCAAGAAGCTGCTAACTTCACCTGCACAGACATGGCTCCCTGCTCCACCAACTACTCCTCTATTCACCACATCAGGATTTCTGAGAAGGACAACATCAAA TTAAGAAAACCTATTGTGGAGAAAATGCGCAGAGATCGCATCAACAGCTGCATCGAGCAGCTCAAGATCATTCTGGAGAAGGAGTTTCACAAGCAGGAGCCCAACTCCAAGCTGGAGAAAGCCGACATCCTGGAGATGACTGTGAGCTTCCtgaggcagcagctgcagcggGGCCTCTGTCAGAGCGACTACAACCAAGGCTACTCTCACTGCTGGAGGGACTCTGTCAGCTTCCTGTCTGCTGCATCCAACACAGATGTCTCTGTCACTCCTCTGCAGGGCCTCCAGctgcaggagcagcagctccaCCAGGCCCAGAGAGCCAGCAGCTCCTCCCCAGTCTGCTCCGTCCTCAGGACCACCTCgctgcaggacagcagcagcagcagcagaggcccAGTATGGAGGCCTTGGtag
- the LOC117258643 gene encoding LOW QUALITY PROTEIN: transcription factor HES-5-like (The sequence of the model RefSeq protein was modified relative to this genomic sequence to represent the inferred CDS: deleted 1 base in 1 codon), with protein sequence MWQPCVPQSPSQRSHWPRDCEKLQQAQDPHIHMEIWVYKYRARQRRRQLRFNWLFEPSRNALTTTAMAPTVFGQASYPKEHLTPAHKLRKPMVEKLRRDRINTSIEQLKSLLGPEFLRQQPDSKQEKADILEMAVTYLRGWQQQKQQQQAGVTSGLMTSGDGYSRCVQEAVSFLSHCEVQTQAHRRLLSHFQGLQASSHGPPTLSPPGSPLHQVTSSKGVNQASSALWRPW encoded by the exons ATGTGGCAGCCCTGCGTTCCTCAAAGCCCTTCCCAGCGCTCTCATTGGCCGAGGGACTGTGAGAAACTCCAACAAGCCCAAGACCCACACATTCATATGGAGATTTGGGTGTATAAATACAgggca aggcagaggagaaggcAGCTCAGATTCAACTGGCTCTTCGAACCGAGCAGGAACGCTCTGACTACTACAGCTATGGCACCCACTGTTTTTGGACAAGCAAGCTATCCTAAGGAACACCTGACTCCTGCTCATAAG CTGAGAAAACCAATGGTGGAGAAACTGCGCAGAGACCGCATCAACACCAGCATCGAGCAGCTGAAATCTCTGCTGGGTCCTGAGTTCCTGAGGCAGCAACCCGACTCTAAGcaggagaaggcagacatcttggAGATGGCTGTGACCTATCTGAGAGGCtggcagcagcagaagcagcagcagcaggccggCGTGACCTCTGGCCTGATGACGAGCGGCGACGGCTACTCCCGCTGTGTGCAGGAGGCTGTCAGCTTCCTGTCCCACTGCGAGGTCCAGACTCAGGCCCACCGACGGCTGCTCAGCCACTTCCAGGGCCTGCAGGCGTCCAGCCATGGTCCCCCCACCCTCTCCCCTCCTGGCTCTCCTCTCCATCAGGTCACCTCCAGTAAGGGGGTGAACCAAGCCAGCAGCGCTCTGTGGAGGCCCTGGTAG